Proteins encoded by one window of Halomonas sp. Bachu 37:
- a CDS encoding OsmC family protein, whose protein sequence is MDRHASAHWEGGLKDGKGTVSTESGVLDSQSYAFSTRFEDEKGTNPEELIGAAHASCFSMALSMVLGEEGYKAERIDTKASVNISQSADGFDISKIHLDVKASVSGADEAAFKKAAETAKKNCPVSKVLNAEITMDAELIDG, encoded by the coding sequence ATGGATCGTCACGCAAGTGCTCATTGGGAAGGTGGACTCAAGGATGGCAAAGGCACGGTTTCCACGGAAAGTGGCGTCCTTGATTCGCAATCCTACGCTTTCAGTACGCGTTTTGAAGATGAGAAAGGCACCAATCCCGAAGAACTGATCGGTGCTGCCCATGCTAGTTGCTTTTCCATGGCCTTATCCATGGTTCTCGGCGAGGAAGGCTATAAAGCGGAGCGGATCGATACCAAGGCTTCCGTCAACATTTCGCAGAGTGCGGATGGATTCGATATTTCCAAGATCCATCTGGACGTTAAGGCTTCGGTCAGTGGGGCTGACGAAGCGGCCTTCAAGAAGGCGGCAGAGACGGCCAAGAAAAACTGCCCGGTTTCCAAGGTTCTCAATGCCGAAATTACCATGGATGCAGAGTTGATTGATGGCTAG
- a CDS encoding HigA family addiction module antitoxin: MLMHNPPHPGEVLRELCLEPLNLTVTAAAEALGVSRKTLSAVLNGKAGISPEMAIRLSIAFDTSAESWLNQQSQYELWHAEQNRKNLRVKKLVAA, translated from the coding sequence ATGTTGATGCACAACCCTCCCCACCCAGGTGAAGTGCTACGAGAGCTCTGTCTGGAGCCCCTTAACCTGACTGTAACGGCCGCTGCAGAGGCGTTAGGTGTTAGCCGAAAAACTCTGAGCGCAGTGCTGAATGGCAAGGCAGGTATTAGTCCTGAAATGGCTATTCGGCTTTCAATCGCGTTCGATACTTCTGCAGAAAGCTGGCTGAACCAGCAATCTCAATATGAGCTCTGGCACGCCGAGCAAAACCGTAAAAATCTCAGGGTCAAGAAGCTTGTTGCTGCCTAG
- a CDS encoding DMT family transporter has translation MVPADALRLIMLSSLWGMSFIFMRVAVPEFGPIPLILVRMGVGALLLVPLLLSLHYLGLIWQHKGRLLFLGIVNHVLPFTLLALATTRLEAGFTSLINATTPIFTALLGALFFTTPIERRQYLGLAMAFGGVYVLSADRLDFAIGGDGWFILAVLGATFCYGIAGNYSRTYLAHLPTRVLAAGSCAMSALVLLVPGLLLWPSEPISLLGWGNALSLAVLSTTLAFLLYFHLLASAGATATSTVTFLVPVSALLWGYLLLGETLSLQVIAGMVITLLGTAVATGVRRRKTPFNSTYPPPE, from the coding sequence ATGGTACCGGCCGATGCACTGCGCCTGATTATGCTCTCTTCGCTCTGGGGGATGTCGTTCATTTTCATGCGCGTAGCCGTGCCCGAATTCGGCCCTATCCCCTTGATTCTCGTGCGCATGGGGGTGGGAGCCCTGCTGCTGGTACCGCTTCTACTCAGCCTGCACTACCTGGGGCTTATCTGGCAGCACAAGGGGCGGCTGTTGTTTCTCGGCATCGTCAATCATGTGTTGCCCTTTACCCTGCTGGCCCTTGCCACGACACGGCTGGAAGCGGGTTTTACATCCTTGATCAATGCCACCACACCGATCTTCACCGCGCTGTTAGGTGCGCTCTTCTTTACTACTCCGATAGAGCGCCGGCAGTACCTGGGGTTGGCCATGGCGTTCGGTGGTGTCTATGTGCTTTCCGCCGACCGGCTGGATTTCGCCATCGGCGGTGACGGCTGGTTCATTCTGGCCGTGCTGGGCGCCACATTCTGTTACGGCATTGCGGGTAATTACTCCAGGACTTACCTGGCCCACCTCCCTACTCGGGTACTTGCCGCAGGTAGCTGTGCCATGTCGGCACTGGTACTGCTGGTCCCGGGCTTGCTGCTATGGCCCAGCGAACCCATCAGCCTCTTGGGCTGGGGCAATGCCTTGTCCCTGGCGGTGCTCAGCACGACCCTGGCGTTTCTGCTCTATTTCCACTTGCTGGCCAGCGCGGGCGCCACGGCGACCTCCACCGTCACGTTTCTGGTGCCCGTCAGTGCATTGCTCTGGGGGTATCTGCTGCTCGGTGAAACCCTGAGCCTTCAGGTGATCGCCGGCATGGTCATCACTCTGCTCGGCACGGCCGTAGCCACCGGGGTGCGGCGACGCAAGACGCCTTTCAACTCAACGTATCCCCCACCCGAATGA
- a CDS encoding fructosamine kinase family protein, whose protein sequence is MQPELAALLETAGITPRGEPKPMSGGDIAAVYWLETTQGAVVAKHDRAERLHGEAEGLAALREATLDGQGSQGGLVIPQVLGIAGEWLLLEALESAPRRQAGETVLGEGLRHLHAHTFTMHGWSHDNACGATPQANGGCEDGRVFQRERRLLPLANACVERGLLNSRDYDRVAQVAETLEKWLPQAPASLLHGDLWSGNVLFTPRGPALIDPSVYRHYPEVDLAMLTLFGTPSAAFFDAYWNGPTPADWPRREALFQLYPLLNHLLLFGGAYHGGVTRTLRRLENF, encoded by the coding sequence ATGCAACCCGAGCTTGCGGCGCTACTGGAAACCGCCGGGATCACGCCGCGAGGCGAGCCAAAGCCCATGTCGGGCGGTGATATCGCCGCTGTTTACTGGCTGGAAACTACCCAGGGTGCAGTGGTGGCTAAACATGACCGCGCCGAGCGCCTGCATGGAGAAGCCGAAGGGCTTGCGGCTCTGCGTGAGGCGACCCTGGATGGGCAAGGGAGTCAGGGCGGCCTGGTCATACCGCAAGTATTGGGTATCGCTGGAGAATGGCTACTTCTCGAGGCACTGGAGAGTGCTCCGCGACGGCAAGCTGGCGAAACGGTGCTGGGCGAAGGGTTGCGACACCTTCATGCACACACGTTTACAATGCACGGTTGGTCCCATGACAACGCTTGTGGAGCGACGCCGCAAGCAAATGGCGGCTGTGAGGATGGCCGTGTTTTCCAGCGGGAGCGGCGCCTGCTGCCGCTGGCAAATGCCTGCGTGGAGCGCGGCTTGCTCAATAGTCGTGACTACGACCGCGTGGCGCAGGTAGCCGAGACGCTGGAGAAGTGGCTTCCCCAAGCGCCGGCGAGCTTGTTGCATGGCGACTTGTGGTCGGGAAATGTATTGTTCACGCCACGCGGCCCGGCACTTATCGACCCCTCGGTCTACCGGCATTATCCCGAAGTCGATCTGGCCATGCTGACCCTGTTCGGAACGCCGAGTGCGGCTTTTTTCGACGCCTACTGGAATGGCCCGACCCCAGCCGATTGGCCGCGACGGGAGGCGCTGTTTCAGCTTTACCCGTTGCTCAACCATCTGTTGTTGTTCGGGGGCGCGTATCATGGCGGCGTAACACGCACGTTACGCCGTCTGGAAAATTTCTAG
- a CDS encoding MOSC domain-containing protein: MNISQLNVYPVKSLQGIALKQSRLHGQGLAWDRRWMLVDIRQRFVTQRQLPALATIGVSLLEDHLRLEHPRMAPLEIALAPREGKLRIVSIWDDHCKAHPESDDVSRWLVGALGEQAQGLTLVRFAEEFKRPVEAEFLAGREADTHFTDGYPFLVTTTASLAALNIALADKGMAPVPMNRFRANIVVEGAAPWEEDALATLSGPHGRYRLGLSKPCQRCKITTIDQQTAEIPVPTEPLKTLLELNTQSTLKGAHFGRNATLLEGEGEVIRVGDTLS; encoded by the coding sequence GTGAATATTTCGCAATTGAATGTCTATCCCGTCAAGTCACTGCAAGGCATAGCATTGAAACAAAGCCGCTTGCATGGGCAAGGACTGGCCTGGGACCGTCGCTGGATGCTGGTCGATATACGCCAGCGTTTCGTGACGCAGCGCCAGCTCCCCGCCCTGGCCACCATCGGCGTGAGCTTGCTGGAGGATCATCTACGCCTTGAGCACCCGCGTATGGCGCCGTTGGAAATTGCCCTGGCGCCGCGTGAAGGCAAGCTGCGCATCGTCAGTATCTGGGATGACCACTGCAAGGCTCACCCCGAAAGCGACGATGTTTCGCGCTGGCTGGTGGGGGCGCTGGGCGAGCAGGCTCAAGGGTTGACACTGGTTCGATTTGCCGAGGAATTCAAGCGCCCGGTAGAAGCGGAATTCCTGGCGGGGCGCGAAGCCGACACTCACTTCACCGATGGCTATCCCTTCCTGGTAACCACCACGGCTTCCCTGGCGGCGCTCAATATCGCTCTGGCTGACAAAGGGATGGCGCCGGTGCCCATGAATCGGTTCCGGGCGAATATCGTAGTCGAAGGCGCGGCGCCCTGGGAGGAAGATGCCTTGGCAACCCTGAGCGGGCCACATGGGCGCTATCGACTTGGCCTGAGTAAGCCGTGTCAGCGCTGCAAGATCACCACCATCGATCAACAAACCGCCGAGATACCCGTTCCCACGGAGCCGCTCAAGACGCTGCTGGAGCTCAACACCCAATCGACTCTCAAGGGTGCCCATTTCGGGCGCAACGCCACATTGCTTGAAGGGGAGGGCGAAGTCATTCGGGTGGGGGATACGTTGAGTTGA
- a CDS encoding arsenic resistance protein, protein MKERLERHQVWFYLAAIGVGLGLGGARPDLASHGELLIWPLLAGLLYTTFTQVPLRRLPLAFKDWRFMSALLVGNFVVMPLCVGGLLQLLPDDPAIQLGVLLVLLVPCTDWFISFTHLGKGDAGRAVAATPILLLGQFIALPFYLWWFIGDVMVDAAIGEHLLYAFFGLIGLPLLLAGLTQRWAASHWRGDAVLDSLGWLPVPLLALVVGLVAATQVAMMNGILTMLGPVLLVFVLYLLLAVGVGKLLARCWRLPLGRARTLVFSLSTRNSFVVLPLALMLPTAWEATAVIIVLQSLVELFAMALLIHWLPHYWLPAAIRQ, encoded by the coding sequence TTGAAGGAGCGACTCGAACGGCATCAGGTGTGGTTCTATCTAGCCGCTATTGGTGTGGGGCTGGGCCTGGGTGGAGCGAGACCCGACCTGGCGTCCCATGGCGAGCTGTTGATATGGCCGCTGTTGGCCGGGCTGCTCTACACGACTTTCACTCAGGTTCCGTTGCGTCGATTGCCCCTAGCCTTCAAGGATTGGCGTTTCATGAGTGCGTTGCTTGTGGGCAATTTCGTGGTAATGCCCCTATGCGTTGGGGGCCTGCTGCAGCTGTTACCCGACGACCCGGCCATCCAGTTGGGAGTACTGCTGGTTCTGCTGGTGCCGTGTACGGACTGGTTCATCAGTTTCACCCATCTGGGCAAGGGCGATGCGGGACGTGCCGTCGCCGCGACACCCATTCTACTGTTGGGGCAGTTCATCGCCTTGCCGTTCTACCTGTGGTGGTTCATAGGTGACGTTATGGTCGATGCCGCTATCGGCGAACACTTGTTGTATGCCTTCTTCGGCTTGATCGGCTTACCGCTGCTGCTGGCCGGATTGACGCAACGATGGGCGGCCAGCCACTGGCGTGGCGATGCCGTACTCGATAGCCTGGGATGGTTGCCGGTTCCGCTACTGGCGCTGGTGGTGGGGCTGGTGGCGGCGACCCAGGTAGCGATGATGAACGGCATACTGACCATGCTGGGGCCTGTGTTGCTGGTTTTTGTGCTCTACCTGCTGCTCGCCGTCGGGGTGGGAAAGCTGCTTGCTCGCTGCTGGCGGTTGCCGCTCGGCAGGGCCAGGACACTGGTTTTCAGCTTGAGCACGCGCAACTCCTTTGTGGTGCTACCGCTGGCCTTGATGCTCCCCACGGCGTGGGAAGCGACAGCTGTGATAATCGTGTTGCAGTCGCTTGTCGAGCTGTTCGCCATGGCGCTGCTGATTCACTGGCTTCCGCACTACTGGCTGCCTGCTGCAATTCGGCAGTAG
- a CDS encoding aspartate/glutamate racemase family protein, whose amino-acid sequence MKTIGILGGMSWESTQSYYRALNLGVKEALGGLHSARVVLVSVDFAEIETLQQQGDWQAAGDSLASAARQVERAGADFLLIATNTMHKVAAQIEAAIDIPLLHIADATAERLLADGITKVGLLGTAFTMEQAFYKDRLSEEFGIEVLVPDAEQRKLVHRVIYEELCQGVVEEASRKAYLEVIDSLHGHGAQAVILGCTEIALLVEQGDTSVPLYDTTAIHCAAAVASALEIDP is encoded by the coding sequence ATGAAGACCATCGGCATACTGGGCGGCATGAGTTGGGAGTCGACCCAAAGCTATTATCGTGCGTTGAACCTGGGGGTAAAGGAGGCGCTGGGTGGGCTTCACTCAGCCAGGGTGGTACTGGTGAGTGTCGATTTCGCTGAAATTGAAACGCTGCAGCAGCAGGGCGATTGGCAGGCGGCGGGAGACTCGCTGGCATCGGCGGCTCGCCAGGTGGAACGGGCGGGAGCGGACTTTCTGCTGATAGCCACCAATACCATGCACAAGGTGGCGGCACAGATCGAAGCGGCGATAGACATACCGTTACTGCACATCGCCGATGCCACCGCCGAGCGACTGCTGGCCGATGGTATTACCAAGGTGGGCCTGCTGGGAACGGCCTTCACCATGGAGCAGGCGTTCTACAAGGATCGCTTGAGCGAAGAGTTCGGCATCGAGGTGCTGGTGCCAGATGCGGAACAGCGCAAACTGGTCCATCGAGTGATTTACGAGGAGTTATGCCAGGGCGTGGTGGAAGAGGCATCGCGCAAGGCTTACCTGGAAGTGATCGACTCGCTTCATGGGCACGGAGCCCAGGCGGTAATACTCGGCTGCACGGAAATTGCCTTGCTGGTCGAGCAGGGCGATACCAGCGTACCGCTCTACGATACTACGGCGATTCATTGCGCCGCTGCCGTGGCGTCGGCTCTGGAGATCGATCCTTGA